The DNA segment AATTATGAAAAAGTATTCATTTCTGTCGGAGCCTATGATTGGTATATTCAACGACTCTTTTCCTCCTATTATGGATGGTGTGGCTGTAGCGGCAAAAAATTATGCTTATTGGTTGAATAAGAAAGTGGGCAATACCTGCGTAATAACACCTAACAGTCCTGACGTGGTCTATAATGAGCCTTATCCGGTATATGGATATACGTCGTTGCCGATACCTTTCAGGAAACCTTACCGTTACGGCTTTCCTTATGTTGACAGGCAGTTTATGCAGAAGATGGAACGTATTCCTTTCAAATTGGTACATGCTCACTGTCCTTTCTCTTCGGGCACAATAGCGATGCGTGTTGCCAGACAACAGAATGTTCCCATTATAGCGACCTTCCACTCAAAATACAGACAGGACTTTGAACGTATCATACCTAATAAATTTATCGTAGACTATATCATAAAGAATATAATCAAGTTTTACGATATGGCCGACGAGGTATGGATTCCGCAAGCTGATGTAGAAGATACGATACGTGAATATGGATATAAAGGTCGCGTGGAGGTCGTTGATAATGGTAATGATTTTACTTCGGATAATGACGATACTCTAACAAAGGAGGCATCAAGACATGAATTGGGACTTTCGGCAGAAGATAACGTATTATTGTTTGTAGGTCAGCACATATGGGAGAAAAACACAGGATTTATTATTAATGCTCTGGAAATACTGAAAGAGATGCCTTATAAAATGTTTTTTGTAGGTACCGGATATGCAGCAGACGAAATGAAAGAGATGGTTGTACGCAAAGGACTTTCGGGTAAGGTTACTTTCATCGGACAAATCACTGACAGGGATATACTGAAACGTTACTATGCTGCGGCAGACTTGTTCTTGTTTCCATCAAAATATGATAATGCTCCACTAGTAGTGAGAGAATCCGCGGCAATGAAGACCCCGTCTATACTAATGGCCGGATCTACTTCGGCAGGTATCATAAATGACGGGTTTAATGGTTTCTTATCACAGGATTCTATTTATGATTTCGCAATGACAATAAAAAATCTCATCATGCATAAGGATATTATCGGAAAGGTGGGAATGAATGCATCCAGAACGATTGCCAGGTCGTGGAGTGATGTGATAGATGAGGTGGAATGCAGATATAATGAAATAATAGACAGAAAATGCGTATATTGCGTATAGCACTCCCTATTGTGATAGGGGTGGGACTGACAGCCATAATGTTTCATAAGGAGTTTGACGCGAAGGCTTTCGCACAAATCAGATTTACATGGATGAACATAGCATCGGCTGTACTTGCTATCATATTGATGTTCGGTAGAGATCTGGGACTCTCGTGGAGAATGAGACTTATGTGTAGGCCTCACAATCTTTCATGGCCCGATGCTTTAAAAGAAAACATGCTATGTGAATTCTCTTCAGCTACGACACCTTCGGCTGTAGGAGGAGCCGGACTAATAGCTTTATATCTTAAGGCTTATGGCATACCTGCCGGTAAGGGGGTGGCAATAACCATAACAACGGTATTCCTGGACGAACTGTTTCTTATTATTGCATGTCCTGCAATGTTCCTCTTTTTCGGTTCTGCTGAACTTTTCGGAAAATTCTCAAGTGTTTCTTTTTTCTTTGTTCCTATATATGTCGTTACTGCAATATGGACGGGAATTCTTTATATAGCTATTTTCAAACGTCCGGATTTGATTTGTAATATATTGCTTGGTATTTTCAGTATAAGATTTTTAAGGAGATGGCGGCACAAAATAAAGCGATCAACTAAAGATCTGCGTACGAGTGCTAAAGAGATGAAAAATAAGCCTGCTATATTCTGGACTAAAGCTTTTTTGGCTACATCAATATCCTGGACTTGCAGGTTTCTTGTGGCAGGTGCATTGTTGGCGCCTTTTATTCCGGTTGGCGCACAGACATTGGCTTTTGCCCGTCAACTGATAATGTGGCTGGTCATGTTGGTAAGTCCTACCCCTGGTGGAAGTGGTATAAGCGAGTATGTATTCTCTACATATTATTCGAGTATGGTTACCAATGTAAGTGTTATGTTGATGATAACATGCTTATGGAGAATAATCACATATTATGCCTATTTGGCCGGAGGACTTATAATATTGCCAGGTTGGATTAAAAAGTTCAGGAGCTGAATCTACGAGTCTTATACGGCTATTCATGGATTACTAGTTGAAGATGTTATTATCTACAATTAATTTATAACTTAAAAAAGGCCAGGAATTGCAAGATGCAACCCCCAGCCTCAAGACTTCAAATTATTAACCGAAACATGTGTTTTTTAGTTCATATCATTACCCTTTAGGTTAGGATTATTATTTAGTTCCTCCTGAGGGAATGGATAATACATAGCTTTTTCAGTTCAACCTCCATCTTTTAATGGTTGAAGGTATTTGCTGTTTGATAAACATAATTATGATGCTTCTTTATTAGATTAAGATTGGTTAGCAATATATAGTTGTGTAAAATTATTGAATTTTATTACATAATTACTTATTTTATGTATCACAAAACTTTCATAACGTATCAAAAATATAGTTTATAAGAGATAAACACTTATTTTAAGTTAAAAAGATTGTGTTGACATTCATTTTTAGTCTTTATAAGGTGTATCTTTGTATACTGATTTATAAGAAGTAATAAATGATATAATGCCAGCATATAATATTTCTGCAAACGAACTTTTCGAACGTGTTTCGTATATAATAACTCTGAATGATGATATATCTCACATCAGTATCAATAAAATGATGCATGAGACACTTGTTCTGACTTGTCATGAGGGAATAAAAAATACGAATCAGGCTTTCGGTAATTTATTCTCGCAAGTGGATTTCTTATGTAAGGTCAATAATATATCTGCATCTGACAAAATAGCCATTCAGGATATGCGTCGCCACTCTAACAAGTCTACAGCTTTGAGCCACGATGATATTCTTTACGATGCACGAGCTATGTGTCTGCTCATATCAGCGGTATTCAAAGAAAGTATTCCTTCCTTCCTAATAGGAAAGATCCCTACAGAGAATAGACCGTACTCTAAAAGGGATACTATAAATGCCAGATATATTCGTGGAATAGTAAAACAATGGGATGGGGAATTTATCACACTAACAATAGAACAGGATTCAGAAGATGAATATTTAAAGGTGGATTATTCTGCTGAGGATATGAAATATATAGATGACATACTTAGAGTGGGTATGCAACTGAATCTATTGGATTGTCACCTCGAAAATGGAATAGCAGTACCTAAACTGATAGTTGTTGAGCCTGATTTTATGATTGATATCAGTAGTATTGCTGCCTGCTTTCAGGATTATGGACATCATCCTCTACTATATACAATCAACAGAATGAAGCCAAGAGCTAATACACAGGCTACTCTTCTGGGTAATTTTGCAGGTAGTGCTCTGGATGATATTATCAATCAGGATCACTATCATGTGAATGAAACTATAAAGAACAATTTTAAAGAGAAGGCGCTTGAGTTTTGTACTTGTAATAAATTTGATGGTAATAAGTTTATATTCGATGCTAACACCCAATCAAACAATCTGAAGCAAGTGGTGGTGGAACTATTCAAAACATATGATAAAGATAAAGCTATACTGGAGCCATCGTTTGTCTGTGAGAAATTAGGAATACGTGGACGTGTCGACCTTATGACTTCCGACTGTAAACTGCTAGTGGAACAAAAATCCGGTCGTAATCTTAATATTGAAAATGGGCATCCTAATGAATTCGGAAGTTTCCAACTAGAACCGCATTATGTGCAGTTGTTACTTTATTATGGTATTTTGAAATACAACTTCAATCTTGGGAATAATGCAGTAGACATACGTCTGCTTTACTCTAAGTATCCTCCTGCAGACGGACTTGTAGTAGTCGCTTTTTATCAGCGATTGTTCAGAGAGTCTATAAGATTCAGAAACGAATTGGTAGCTGAAGAACTTGAGATAGCTGATAATGGATTTGAGAGTGTAATAGACGATATCAATCCTGAGACACTGAACATAAAGAAGATGGACAATATGTTCTATCACAATTATCTATATCCCGAAATTGACGCAATCACAAGTCCATTACAGCATATGTCGAAGTTGGAGAGGGCTTATTATTGCACAATGATGACTTTTGTATACCGAGAACAACGTGTTGCCAAGGTTGGATCTCAAGAGGGTGTCAATAATTGCAACGCCGACATATGGAATATGCCTTTATCCGAGAAGAAAGAGACAGGTAATATATATACCGGACTGAATATAATCAGAAAGGAGAGGAGTTCCGACTTTAACGGATATGACCTTATCACGCTGGCTGTGCCTGATCAGGGCGAAGACTTCCTTCCTAATTTCAGAACAGGTGATATGGTATACCTTTATTCATATAGAGAGAATGAGGAGCCTGATGCACGAAAGAATATACTATATAAAGGTATAATTAAGGATATGTGCACAGACCAACTGACTGTCTATCTTAATGATGGTCAGCAAAACCAGAATGTGATAGAATCATGTATGTATAATATTGACGGTAAACATTCTGCAGTATTTGCAATAGAACATGGAGGATCTGATTCTTCAACTAGTGGAGCCGTGCGGTCGTTGCATGATTTTATCACTGCAGAGAGTGGACGTAAAGATTTGCTTATGGCTCAGCGTGAGCCTCGACAAGATAAGTCTCTGCAATTGTCAAGAAGCTATAATGAAAATTATAATGAGATCCTGCTCAAGGCAAAACAAGCCATGGATTACTTCTTGCTGATAGGTCCTCCAGGTACAGGAAAAACATCTATGGCAATAAGGTTTCTTGTGGAAGAAGAACTGACAGACAGCAATTCGAGTATATTACTGACAGCTTACACCAATAGGGCAGTTGATGAGATATGCTCTATGCTGAATGATGCCGGTTGCGACTTCCTTAGAATTGGCAACGAATACAGTTGTGACCCGAGATTCAGAAATAATCTCATTGATAAAGCTATTGATGACTGTCCTAAACTTAGCAACATACGTAGCAAGATTATTAATTCGCGTATAATAGTAGGCACAACGTCAATGCTTGTATCAAAACCATACATATTTAATATTAAGCGTTTCTCTCTGGCTATTGTTGATGAGGCATCACAGATCCTCGAACCTAATATAATAGGTATACTGTCTGCTCATTATAATGAGAACCTTGACGGACAAACGGTGTTACGCAATTGCATTCGTAAATTTATTCTGGTCGGTGATTATAAACAGTTGCCGGCTGTAGTGCAACAGAGCGAGAAAGATTCGGCTGTAAGTGATCCTCTATTGAAAGAAATACACATTACAGATTGCCGCAATTCGCTATTTGAAAGATTGATACGCACTGAAGATAGTGCAGGCAGACAAGACTTTGTCGGAATATTGCACAAACAGGGAAGGATGCATCCTGATATAGCTGAGTTCCCTAATAAGATGTTTTACTTCCGTGAGAGACTTGAACCAGTTCCATGTCCTCACCAGACAGAAACAGAACTTCACTACGACTTGCCTGCACAAGATGAAATGGATAGTATACTGCAGCACAATAGAATGATATTCATTCCTTCTGATTTTTGCAAGACACCTGACATTTCAGAAAAAGTAAATCAAGATGAAGCACGTATCGTAACTGATACCCTGCAACGTATTCATCGATTCTATGGAGAAAAGTTCGACCCTGTCAAGTCTGTTGGCGTAATAGTGCCATACCGCAATCAGATAGCCATGATAAGAAAAGAAATTGAAAAATTAGGTATACCCGAACTGTTGGATATGTCCATAGATACTGTAGAAAGATATCAGGGTAGTCAGAGAGATGTTATTATCTATTCGTTCACAATACAGAATTACTACCAACTTGATTTTCTTACCGGCAACAGCTTTGTAGAAGACGGACACATCATAGACCGCAAGCTGAATGTGGCAATAACAAGAGCTAGAAAGCAAATGATAATTACGGGCAATCCAAAAATACTTTCAGGCAATGCCATTTTTAAAAGTCTCATCGAATTCATTGAGACGAAAATGAAAATATAAAAATATTTAGGGCATAAAAAAAGGGGCTCCGCTGAGTCCCAACCTTTTGTTAACCTTAAATCTAATACTATGAAAAACACGATGCAAAGATATTACAAATCTTGGCATCGTGTAGCATGTTTATCAATTTATTTTTTAAAAGAGGCCCTTTTTTGATTTAAATCAATTATCTTAACAAATCTATTTCTTATAATTGTCTAATCCTTGATTCAGGAACTTCATATAATGATCGATATTCTCATCATAACTGTAAGATTTGGCGAGTAAATTACCATGGTTGTCTAATGCTACATAAAATGGCTGAGCATTAGCCCCGAACTTACTTCTCTGTAGATAACTCCACTTGTCACCTACTGTACGAAGTGTACGTTTTTCTCCATTCTCAGTTATCTCTATTGGCTTAGCCAATTTGGTTTTGTCATCTACATATAGAGAAATCAGGACATAATCTTTAGTCAGTTTCTCTGCTACAGAAGGATCTGTCCATACAGCAGCCTCCATCTTACGACAGTTAACACATCCAAATCCTGTGAAGTCTACGATAACAGGTTTGCCTTCGGCAGCGGCTGCAGCCATACCTTCTTCATAATTTGTATATTTAGCTCTTACCTCACCCTTACTTAGATTGAAGTCTTGTGTGTTCATAGGTGGTGCAAAAGCACTAATTGCTTTGCATGGTGCGCCCCATAGTCCTGGAATCATATATACAGCGAATGCAATCGATACAAGTCCTAACATGATGCATGGTACAGGCATCGGTTTATCTTCTCCACCGGCCAAGTCACTCTGAAACTTAAGTTTACCGATAAGATATAGACCTAGCATACCGAATATTACAATCCATAGTGCCAAGAATACTTCACGATCCATCAGGTGCCATCCATAAGCAAGGTCTGCTACAGAGAAAAATTTCAGTGAGAAAGCCAACTCTATGAAACCTAATACAATCTTTATGGTGTTCATCCATGAACCAGACTTTGGTGCAGATTTTAACCATGTAGGGAACATTGCAAAGAGTGTAAATGGCAAAGCAAGAGCAAGAGCGAATCCGAACATTCCAATTGCCGGTGCGGCAATGTTACCGGTTGACGAAACTCCTACTAGCAAGAAACCTATTATTGGACCAGTACATGAGAATGATACAAGTGTAAGGGTGAATGCCATAAGGAAGATACTTAGTAAGCCACTTGTTGTAGATGCCTTACTGTCTACTGAATTGCTCCATGAAGATGGTAGAGTGATCTCAAACCATCCAAAGAATGATACCGCAAAGACAATAAGCAACAGGCAGAATAGTATATTAAATACAGCACTGGTAGCCAAAGCGTTTAGCGAACTGGCACCGAATATGGCCGTAATCGCAAGCCCTAAAGCTAAGTAAATCACCACAATAGATATACCATATGTAATAGCGTCTCGTATACCACGTTTTTTGTCTTTGTTACGTTTTAGGAAGAAACTAACAGTCATCGGTATAATAGGCCATACACATGGAGTGAACAAAGCTAAAAGTCCTCCGATGAATCCCATAAAGAATATGTACATCCAAGAGTGATTGCTGTTGTTATCATTACCATTAAACTGTTGCATCTCTTTTATGACAGGTTTCCACAAGTCACTCTTTGCAACTATTGTTGATGTATCACGAGCAACACTATCTGTTTTAACTACATTTGCAGTCATTGCTGTATCTGTATTAGCCGTAGTTGTATTATCTACGTCAGCTGCCGTTTTGTCGTCAGTAGGTTGTGGCGCGTCTGCAGGACCTTTGCCGCTGTAGTTGAATTCTACAGATGTAGGAGGCATACAGCTTTGGTCGTTACAAGCGCCATATTCCAAGTAGCCTTTTATATTATATGTTTTTGCTGTGATTTTAAACTTCTGTACAAATTGCACACTACCTTTAAAGTAACGTACTTGCATGTTAAATAATTTATCGAACACGCTTATTTCATCACCGTGAGCTTTCAATCCACCAATTTTCTTTACTCCTTGGGCCTTATCCATATTTATAGTGGCAGATGTAGGACCGCCACCGGCCATGTTAGTAGAATAGACGTGCCATCCTGAACCAATGGTACCGGAGAAAATAACGTCAACCTCTGTAGGAGAAACCTGATTCTGTTTTACAGTAAAATGTACAGGATTTTGCATTTGGGCCATTACTGTAGTGGCGAACAACGCCAGCAGTAATGTAGTGATACTTGTCTTAATTGTTTTCATTATATTTTTGTGTAATTGTTTTTTATAGTTTACAAGACGACTTATGTGTCATTATCTCAAGTACATACTTGTCTGTTTCATCCATTCCCTTGCTGCCTATCTGTGTAAGATTCCGTATGCTTTGGTCTACATCATCATCTATTATACCCTCTACAGATGTAACATATTTGTGCTGCATGGCAAGCATGGCACTCATCACGGCCGTTCCAACGCCTGTGGTAAGTTTGAGAGCGCAACTTGGTTTGGCACCATCGCATATCATACCGGTAAGATTGGCTATCATATTTTTTACAGAATATGATATCTGCTCGTAAGTACCACCCATAAGATATGTTATGCCACAACTACTGCCTGTAGATGCTACCACACAACCACATAGGGCGGATAATGCTCCAAGATTCTGCTTTATATATATGGCTGTTAGATTGCTGAGTATAAGTGCGCGTATAAGTTCTTCCTCCGTGTTGTGATTTTCTTTTGCAAAAACCACTACAGGCATCGTTGTGCATATACCTTGATTACCACTGCCACTGTTGCTCATAACAGGTATCATTGCACCTGCCATACGTGCATCACAGGCACAACTTGTATCAGACAATACTTTAGAGAAGATGCTATCACCCATTATACCCTTTCCCAGAGGACTACACATGGTCTTTCCCAACTCATGTCCGTAGTTTCCTTCCAGTCCCTTAGCGGCGGCATTCTCATTAAGACGTTTTGCCTCAAGTATGAATCTTATGTTATCAATATCTTCTGTTTTAGCAAATTCGTATACCTTATTTAAAGTGAGTTTTACAAATTCAGTATCCGTCTGATCAGTACAGCCCGCTTTATTGTCAAGCATCACCTCATTATCCTTACGCAGATATACAAAATCTGTATGATGCCCCTTGATGATGGCCTCAGATTCATGTCCATCCCCAATACATCGGATAGATATAAAAAGTTTGTCCGGATCTTTTTCTTCAAGTGATATTTTAATTCTGTCTTCAGAGATAAACCTTTTACCATCCTCGACAGATTTACTATTACATCCTTTAAGAACCTCAAGTTCAAGCTCTGATTTCCCTATCAGGGCACCTAGCGCAATTGCGATAGGCAAACCGATCATGCCTGTTCCCGGGATGCCGACCCCCATAGCGTTTTTTATTATGTTTGCACTTAGTCTGGCTTCTATTCTTTCTGGAACTTCACCCAAAATCTCTTTTGCTTTTGCTACACATAGTGCTACAGATATTGGTTCTGTGCAACCGATTGCAGGAACTACCTGCTTATGTATAAGCTCTAAAATAGCTTTTCTTTCGTCTTCGTTTAGCATATAAATGCAATAAAATTGTATTTTTGTGACTGCAAAAGTATAAATAAAATTCACCACACGCAACTTTTTGTCATTAAAAATTTGGTTTATTCGAAATAATTATATACTTTTGCAAAAGTAAGGATTAAAACGGACATTATAGAAAAAGGATTCCGACATGAGAAATTGTCGGAATTCTTTGTTTTGTTTTGTTCACCAAGAAATACTATATTAACTATAAAATAAAAAATTACAATTATGGCTTACATGTCACAAGAGGGTTACGAGAAATTAGTAGCCGAGTTGAAACAGCTAGAGACTGTTGAGCGCCCTAAGGCATCAGCCGCTATTGCAGAGGCTCGCGACAAGGGTGATTTGAGTGAAAATTCAGAGTATGATGCGGCCAAAGAAGCGCAAGCGCATCTGGAAGACAAAATTAACAAGATCAAATTAGCTATATCAGATGCAAAGATAGTAGACACTTCACGTCTGAGCACTGATACGATACAGATTTTGTCTAAAGTTGATATGACTAATCTTACTAACAAGGCAAAGATGAGTTACACTATCGTAAGTGAGAGTGAGGCTAATCTGCGAGAAGGTAAGATCTCTATCCATACTCCTATAGCACAGGGTCTGCTTGGTAAGAAAGTAGGAGACGAAGTAGAAATAAAGATTCCAAGAGGCACAATCAAATTACGCATTGACAAAATTTCAATCTAGATTATGGCAGACATTTTTTCAAAGATTGCAGCAGGCGAGATACCAAGTTATAAATGTGCCGAGAACGATAAGTTCTATGCATTTTTGGATATAAACCCTTTAGTAAAAGGACATACGCTTGTTATACCTCGTCGTGAGGTAGATTATATTTTTGATATGACCGACGACGAGTTGGCCGAGATGGTTGTTTTTGCTAAGAAGGTGGCTATTGCCATCAAGAAAGCTTATCCATGCGTCAAAGTTGGAGTCGCAGTATTAGGACTTGAAGTAGCGCATGCGCATATACACCTCGTACCTATGAATTCAGAAAAGGATATGATATTCTCTAATCCTAAGTTGAAACTCTCAGAAGAAGAGTTTCAAGAAATTTCCGGTAACATATACAAAGCTTTTACAGCTGAGTAATATATAATAAAGGGCGGTATTTGAGTACCGCCCTTTATTATATATCTACTTTTTTATACAAAATCATCTCCCAGTTTTATCTGAACTTCGTTTACATATTTACGTATCAATGCCGAAGAGTCTTCTTTCTTGCATATCAGCAATACATTATCCTTCTCAGCAACAATCGTATCTTCCAGACCATTAATGACAGCCAGTTTCCCTTTAGGAATCTTTATAACATTGTTATGGCAGTTCTCCATTATTACGTCAGAGTCTATTACGACATTCTCATCCGTACCATTACTCATATTCTCATATATGGAGTGCCATGTACCGATATCAGCCCATCCGAAATTGCATATCATTACATACACATTATCAGACTTGTCAAGCACACCATAGTCTATTGATACATTAGGATATAGCGAGAAATGATCTTTGATAAATTCAGATTCACTTTCAAAGTCGAATTTATCTACAGACTCATCATATTCTTTCAATATAGGTGGTAGAAAATTATGGAAGCATCTCTTTATGCACCTATTATTAGCAAGGAATAGACCCGTATTCCAATAGAACTCACCGTTCTCCATGAACATCTTTGCAAATTCACGTTCAGGTTTTTCAGTAAACGACTTTACCTTATACACATCTTCTGTATCAGATTTTTCACCTATCTGTATATATCCATATCCCGGTTCCGGGCGTGTAGGTTTAATACCCATAGTGAGCATACGTTCATTTTTCTCAACGAATTCGAATCCCTGTATGATATTCTTTTCGAAGACATCGTTATTAAAGACAAGCTGATCTGATGGAGCTACAAGAATATTTGCATTAGGATTAATAGATGATATACGGTGGTTGGCCCAAGCCAGACTTGGAGCCGTATTTCTGTTTACGGGTTCATCTAGAATATTCGACTTCTGTATATCTGGCAATTGCTGTCTCACCAAATTCACATAATCTTGGTTAGTACTTATAAAGATGTTCTCTTTAGGTATAAATTTAGTAAACCTGTCATAAGTTTGCTGTAATTGAGTACGTCCAGTTCCAAAGAAATCTATAAACTGTTTCGGGTAATTCTCACGGCTGCAAGGCCATAGACGCCTTCCTTTTCCACCAGCGAGTATTACACAAAAATTGTTTTGTGGGTTGTTCATACTATTGTTATTTATATTTGACCACTAAGTTAGATAATATAAATGATATGAACAAAGATTTTAAGTTTTTTTCTACTAAAAATTTGCAGGTTCAATTTTTATTAGTACCTTTGCACCCGCTACACGCCCAGATGGCGGAATTGGTAGACGCGCTGGTCTCAAACACCAGTGGAGCAATTCATCCCGGTTCGATCCCGGGTCTGGGTACAACGCTGAAAGCTAGGTAATTGATTATTCAATACTTAGCTTTTTTGTTTTTGCTCAACATTTTGGATATATCGCCAATAAGTTCATCTTACATATCAGCCGGCGTAGCAGTAATTCTCCAGCTACGCTATTTTACTTTGAGTCCGACATCCTTGCATGCACTTGCAAAAAAGCATTTATCTATTGTAACTTAGCCTATTTTCTTGAGCAGGTGATAAATTATATTTGTTACAAACTTAATCACTTTTTTAATATTTTTGTTTTTCATAAGAAATATATGTATATTTGCATTTAAATTTCACAGTAATACAAGTAAGTTGTGATTAATTGATATGACGATTACCATAAAATATTTTTTGTGCATTATATGTACTATGTTTATAATTGGTTGTAATAGAACACCAATCGAACAGTTATTGTCTGCTTCTGAAAAATGTATTGAAACACATCCTGATTCTTCATTACAGGTTTTACGTCATATTAAGTATTCCAACATTAATAATGATAAAGATAAAGCATTATATGGACTATTATATTCAGAAGTTGCATACAAATTATGCATTCATCTGAGTTCATACTCAATGATTGACTATAGTATAAAGTACTACAAAAATAGCCATAATCAAAAACGACTAGCAAACGCATTATATTACAAAGCATCAATAATATATGAGAGGAAACAACAAACAGAGGCAACTATGGATGCCAAAGAAGCTGAAGAATTGGCATTAGATACCAATGACGAACTATTAAAAAACAAAATATATGATTTTCTATGTTACATTAATTCAAATGCAAAATACTATGATTTAGAGTTAGAATATGCAAAGAAAATGCTGAAAAGTTCGGTGAAATTATCAGATAATGAGTTAATATCACGTGGCTATGCACTTGTAGCTAATGCATATAGTTCATTAGGACAACCGGATAAAGCATATTTATTCTTTAAGAAA comes from the Xylanibacter oryzae DSM 17970 genome and includes:
- a CDS encoding lysylphosphatidylglycerol synthase transmembrane domain-containing protein, producing the protein MRILRIALPIVIGVGLTAIMFHKEFDAKAFAQIRFTWMNIASAVLAIILMFGRDLGLSWRMRLMCRPHNLSWPDALKENMLCEFSSATTPSAVGGAGLIALYLKAYGIPAGKGVAITITTVFLDELFLIIACPAMFLFFGSAELFGKFSSVSFFFVPIYVVTAIWTGILYIAIFKRPDLICNILLGIFSIRFLRRWRHKIKRSTKDLRTSAKEMKNKPAIFWTKAFLATSISWTCRFLVAGALLAPFIPVGAQTLAFARQLIMWLVMLVSPTPGGSGISEYVFSTYYSSMVTNVSVMLMITCLWRIITYYAYLAGGLIILPGWIKKFRS
- a CDS encoding glycosyltransferase — translated: MIGIFNDSFPPIMDGVAVAAKNYAYWLNKKVGNTCVITPNSPDVVYNEPYPVYGYTSLPIPFRKPYRYGFPYVDRQFMQKMERIPFKLVHAHCPFSSGTIAMRVARQQNVPIIATFHSKYRQDFERIIPNKFIVDYIIKNIIKFYDMADEVWIPQADVEDTIREYGYKGRVEVVDNGNDFTSDNDDTLTKEASRHELGLSAEDNVLLFVGQHIWEKNTGFIINALEILKEMPYKMFFVGTGYAADEMKEMVVRKGLSGKVTFIGQITDRDILKRYYAAADLFLFPSKYDNAPLVVRESAAMKTPSILMAGSTSAGIINDGFNGFLSQDSIYDFAMTIKNLIMHKDIIGKVGMNASRTIARSWSDVIDEVECRYNEIIDRKCVYCV
- a CDS encoding DEAD/DEAH box helicase; amino-acid sequence: MPAYNISANELFERVSYIITLNDDISHISINKMMHETLVLTCHEGIKNTNQAFGNLFSQVDFLCKVNNISASDKIAIQDMRRHSNKSTALSHDDILYDARAMCLLISAVFKESIPSFLIGKIPTENRPYSKRDTINARYIRGIVKQWDGEFITLTIEQDSEDEYLKVDYSAEDMKYIDDILRVGMQLNLLDCHLENGIAVPKLIVVEPDFMIDISSIAACFQDYGHHPLLYTINRMKPRANTQATLLGNFAGSALDDIINQDHYHVNETIKNNFKEKALEFCTCNKFDGNKFIFDANTQSNNLKQVVVELFKTYDKDKAILEPSFVCEKLGIRGRVDLMTSDCKLLVEQKSGRNLNIENGHPNEFGSFQLEPHYVQLLLYYGILKYNFNLGNNAVDIRLLYSKYPPADGLVVVAFYQRLFRESIRFRNELVAEELEIADNGFESVIDDINPETLNIKKMDNMFYHNYLYPEIDAITSPLQHMSKLERAYYCTMMTFVYREQRVAKVGSQEGVNNCNADIWNMPLSEKKETGNIYTGLNIIRKERSSDFNGYDLITLAVPDQGEDFLPNFRTGDMVYLYSYRENEEPDARKNILYKGIIKDMCTDQLTVYLNDGQQNQNVIESCMYNIDGKHSAVFAIEHGGSDSSTSGAVRSLHDFITAESGRKDLLMAQREPRQDKSLQLSRSYNENYNEILLKAKQAMDYFLLIGPPGTGKTSMAIRFLVEEELTDSNSSILLTAYTNRAVDEICSMLNDAGCDFLRIGNEYSCDPRFRNNLIDKAIDDCPKLSNIRSKIINSRIIVGTTSMLVSKPYIFNIKRFSLAIVDEASQILEPNIIGILSAHYNENLDGQTVLRNCIRKFILVGDYKQLPAVVQQSEKDSAVSDPLLKEIHITDCRNSLFERLIRTEDSAGRQDFVGILHKQGRMHPDIAEFPNKMFYFRERLEPVPCPHQTETELHYDLPAQDEMDSILQHNRMIFIPSDFCKTPDISEKVNQDEARIVTDTLQRIHRFYGEKFDPVKSVGVIVPYRNQIAMIRKEIEKLGIPELLDMSIDTVERYQGSQRDVIIYSFTIQNYYQLDFLTGNSFVEDGHIIDRKLNVAITRARKQMIITGNPKILSGNAIFKSLIEFIETKMKI
- a CDS encoding protein-disulfide reductase DsbD family protein; the protein is MKTIKTSITTLLLALFATTVMAQMQNPVHFTVKQNQVSPTEVDVIFSGTIGSGWHVYSTNMAGGGPTSATINMDKAQGVKKIGGLKAHGDEISVFDKLFNMQVRYFKGSVQFVQKFKITAKTYNIKGYLEYGACNDQSCMPPTSVEFNYSGKGPADAPQPTDDKTAADVDNTTTANTDTAMTANVVKTDSVARDTSTIVAKSDLWKPVIKEMQQFNGNDNNSNHSWMYIFFMGFIGGLLALFTPCVWPIIPMTVSFFLKRNKDKKRGIRDAITYGISIVVIYLALGLAITAIFGASSLNALATSAVFNILFCLLLIVFAVSFFGWFEITLPSSWSNSVDSKASTTSGLLSIFLMAFTLTLVSFSCTGPIIGFLLVGVSSTGNIAAPAIGMFGFALALALPFTLFAMFPTWLKSAPKSGSWMNTIKIVLGFIELAFSLKFFSVADLAYGWHLMDREVFLALWIVIFGMLGLYLIGKLKFQSDLAGGEDKPMPVPCIMLGLVSIAFAVYMIPGLWGAPCKAISAFAPPMNTQDFNLSKGEVRAKYTNYEEGMAAAAAEGKPVIVDFTGFGCVNCRKMEAAVWTDPSVAEKLTKDYVLISLYVDDKTKLAKPIEITENGEKRTLRTVGDKWSYLQRSKFGANAQPFYVALDNHGNLLAKSYSYDENIDHYMKFLNQGLDNYKK